A region from the Terriglobales bacterium genome encodes:
- a CDS encoding protein kinase, which yields MKYCDVCHFTYPNEFTTCPKDQALLRVTADLAPGTIIRDKYLILEKIGAGGMASVYRAKHLAFGEIRALKVVSTKLMDDDAFIRRFRTEAVVTRKLQHPNAVRVDDLDTTEDGRPFIIMECVEGRDLRAVIQREGPLQVDRALNIARQVAAALTAAHHLGITHRDIKPDNILMVTEEDGSELVKVLDFGIAKVREGAMDLGGGYTPTKTGMVVGTPQYISPEQAMGKQGDAIDGRADLYSLGVVLYEMLTGHLPFDSDTPVGLLLHHIQTIPTPPHELCPELDIPEALSLLLMKALEKDRTRRFQTADEMSAALDQPQQWATTAFYTPEALSAAPAPAAPSRARRMTPVRPMTPPRAMTPPRAMTPPRAMPPPRVPAAAPPAYPRFAEPPSSSSSGVWITVLILLVAVVIAGGAYLYYHGPGTAEAQPSSVAAVPAQPDDAAILAEVKRTLASSDSTRNASFDTRVENGVATLTGKTNRQNEADMAGALAAGVAGVKHVRNDIQVEKPLQAVKESEPAAVTRPKETPARKAPAEEADSGGNKKRKARDLARLGQSQVDGGDYGAAVGTFQQALALDPSNSVAQKGLSKAQKAKQTEEDIMKRRR from the coding sequence TTGAAATACTGCGACGTCTGTCATTTCACTTATCCGAACGAGTTCACCACCTGTCCCAAGGACCAGGCGCTGCTGCGCGTGACCGCGGACCTGGCGCCGGGCACGATCATCCGCGACAAGTACCTCATCCTGGAAAAGATTGGCGCGGGCGGGATGGCGTCGGTGTATCGCGCCAAGCATCTGGCCTTCGGCGAGATTCGCGCCCTGAAAGTCGTCAGCACCAAGCTGATGGACGATGACGCCTTCATCCGGCGCTTTCGCACGGAGGCGGTGGTCACGCGCAAGCTGCAGCATCCCAACGCGGTTCGGGTGGACGACCTGGACACCACCGAGGACGGCCGTCCCTTCATCATCATGGAATGCGTGGAGGGGCGCGACCTGCGCGCGGTCATCCAGCGCGAAGGGCCGCTGCAGGTGGATCGGGCGCTGAACATCGCGCGCCAGGTGGCCGCGGCCTTGACCGCCGCGCATCACCTGGGCATCACCCACCGCGACATCAAGCCTGACAACATCCTGATGGTGACCGAGGAGGACGGCTCCGAGCTGGTGAAGGTGCTGGACTTCGGCATCGCCAAGGTGCGCGAAGGCGCCATGGACCTGGGCGGCGGCTACACCCCCACCAAGACCGGCATGGTGGTGGGCACGCCGCAGTACATCTCTCCCGAGCAGGCCATGGGCAAGCAGGGCGACGCCATCGATGGCCGCGCCGACCTCTACTCCCTGGGCGTGGTGCTCTACGAGATGCTCACCGGCCACCTGCCCTTCGACTCCGACACTCCCGTGGGCCTGCTGCTGCACCACATCCAGACCATCCCCACGCCGCCGCATGAGCTCTGTCCGGAGTTGGACATCCCTGAAGCGCTCTCCCTGCTGCTGATGAAGGCGCTGGAGAAGGACCGCACGCGCCGCTTCCAGACCGCCGACGAGATGTCGGCGGCGCTCGACCAGCCGCAGCAATGGGCCACCACCGCCTTTTACACGCCGGAGGCGCTGAGCGCAGCGCCGGCCCCGGCCGCTCCTTCGCGCGCGCGCCGCATGACCCCGGTGCGCCCCATGACCCCTCCGCGGGCGATGACGCCCCCGCGGGCGATGACGCCGCCACGGGCGATGCCGCCGCCGCGGGTCCCGGCCGCCGCTCCCCCCGCTTACCCCAGGTTTGCTGAGCCACCCTCCAGTAGCAGCAGCGGAGTGTGGATCACGGTGCTCATTCTGCTGGTGGCGGTGGTCATCGCGGGAGGGGCTTACCTCTACTATCACGGCCCGGGCACGGCGGAGGCGCAGCCCTCCAGCGTTGCCGCGGTTCCTGCCCAGCCCGATGACGCGGCCATCCTGGCGGAGGTCAAGCGCACGCTGGCGTCTTCGGATTCGACCCGCAACGCTTCCTTTGATACCAGGGTGGAAAACGGAGTGGCGACTCTCACCGGTAAAACCAACCGACAGAACGAAGCGGACATGGCCGGCGCTCTGGCCGCGGGCGTCGCCGGGGTGAAGCATGTGAGGAATGACATCCAAGTGGAGAAGCCGCTGCAAGCCGTCAAGGAAAGCGAGCCGGCGGCCGTGACCCGGCCCAAGGAGACTCCGGCGCGCAAGGCTCCGGCAGAAGAAGCGGACTCGGGCGGCAATAAGAAACGCAAGGCCCGCGACCTGGCCAGGCTGGGCCAGTCCCAGGTGGATGGCGGCGATTACGGAGCTGCCGTGGGCACCTTCCAGCAGGCGCTCGCCTTGGATCCCTCCAACTCCGTCGCCCAGAAAGGTCTGAGCAAGGCACAGAAGGCCAAGCAGACCGAAGAAGACATCATGAAGAGGCGCCGATGA